In a single window of the Arachis hypogaea cultivar Tifrunner chromosome 6, arahy.Tifrunner.gnm2.J5K5, whole genome shotgun sequence genome:
- the LOC112696511 gene encoding dnaJ protein P58IPK homolog, translating to MLSVMGLLLLPMDSVACRGLLYALFILNFVLVCQLILLQPLVSASGGKSGNAAELFDKVSESIKVKHYTEALDDLNAAIEADPNLSEAYLFRASVLRQLCRYEQSEGSYKKFLELKPGHSTAEKELSQLLQAKSALETAQSLFGSGNFIKSLEYIDKVVLVFSPACMEAKLLKVKLLIADKEYENAIAESGFLLKEDENNLEALLLRGRAYYYLADHDVATRHYQKGLRLDPEHSELKKAYFGLKNLLKKTKSAEDNANKGKLRVAVEEFKTALAVDPDHLAHNVHLHLELCKVLVKLGRGKDALDSCNEALKINEELLEALVQRGEAKLLIEDWEGAVEDLKSAAQKSPQDMNIREAVMRAEKALKLSKRKDYYKILGISKTASASEIKRAYKKLALQWHPDKNVENREEAEAKFREIAAAYEVLSDEGKRTRYDRGEDLEDMAGGGGGGFNPFGAGGFGGQQYHFTFEGGFPGGGFGGGFPGGGGYEFHF from the exons ATGCTTAGTGTTATGGGTCTGTTGTTGCTGCCGATGGATTCGGTAGCGTGCAGGGGGTTGCTTTACGCGCTCTTTATACTCAACTTTGTTTTGGTTTGCCAACTCATTCTCCTTCAGCCTCTAGTTTCTGCTTCAG GTGGAAAATCTGGAAATGCTGCTGAGTTATTTGATAAGGTATCTGAAAGTATAAAAGTTAAACATTATACTGAGGCACTTGATGATCTAAATGCTGCCATAGAAGCAGACCCAAATCTTTCAGAAGCATATCTATTCCGTGCATCAGTTCTTCGTCAATTGTGCAG ATATGAGCAATCTGAGGGGAGCTACAAGAAGTTTCTGGAGCTCAAACCTGGACATTCAACTGCAGAAAAGGAGCTCTCCCAGCTATTGCAGGCTAAGAGTGCCCTAGAAACAGCTCAGTCCCTTTTTGGTTCAGGAAACTTCATAAAATCTTTAGAATATATTGATAaagttgttcttgttttttcTCCAGCTTGCATGGAG GCTAAGCTACTGAAAGTGAAGTTATTGATAGCTGATAAAGAGTATGAAAATGCCATAGCTGAGTCTGGATTCCTTCTTAAGGAAGATGAAAATAATTTAGAGGCATTGTTGTTGCGTGGTCGTGCATATTACTATTTAGCTGATCATGATGTTGCCACCAG GCATTACCAGAAAGGCCTCCGCCTGGATCCAGAGCACAGTGAATTAAAAAAAGCATATTTTGGATtgaaaaatctactcaaaaagaCAAAAAGT GCTGAAGATAATGCAAACAAGGGTAAACTCCGTGTGGCAGTGGAGGAATTCAAAACTGCACTTGCAGTTGACCCTGATCATCTTGCACATAATGTTCATCTTCATCTAGAATTATGTAAAGTCCTAGTCAAGCTTGGCAGAGGAAAAGATGCCTTGGACAGTTGTAATGAAGCTCTTAAAATCAATGAGGAGCTTCTTGAAGCCCTTGTTCAG AGGGGAGAAGCCAAACTTCTAATAGAGGATTGGGAGGGAGCTGTTGAGGATCTGAAATCAGCTGCTCAAAAATCTCCTCAG GATATGAATATCCGTGAAGCAGTAATGAGGGCTGAGAAAGCTCTAAAGCTGAGCAAACGCAAGGATTACTACAAGATTTTGGGAATCTCAAAAACAGCTTCCGCCTCTGAGATAAAACGCGCATACAAGAAACTTGCTTTGCAATGGCACCCGGATAAGAATGTAGAAAACAGGGAAGAAGCAGAGGCTAAGTTCCGAGAAATCGCTGCAGCATATGAG GTACTTAGTGACGAAGGCAAACGCACAAGATATGATAGAGGGGAGGACCTTGAAGACATGGCCGGTGGCGGGGGTGGTGGGTTCAATCCATTTGGTGCCGGTGGGTTTGGTGGACAGCAGTATCACTTCACATTCGAAGGTGGCTTTCCCGGTGGTGGTTTCGGAGGAGGCTTTCCCGGGGGTGGGGGATACGAGTTCCATTTTTGA
- the LOC112696513 gene encoding fasciclin-like arabinogalactan protein 11: MASPMIHFFSILFLLQTISAQTIAPAPAGPTNITKVLEKAGQFTTFMKLLKATQVADRINSQLNNSNQGLTIFAPTDNAFATLKSGTLNSISTQDQLQLVQYHIIPTLYTMSQFQTASNPLHTQAGSSDDGQYPLNVTTSGNQVNVTTGVVDTTVSNTIYSDNQLAVYQVDQVLLPLALFGAPPTAAPAEAPAPSKPEKNVRAASDAPSGSSDSSTDASSAVAVNGYTVKGALVVAVITAMMMSVSWL, from the coding sequence ATGGCAAGCCCAATGATCCACTTCTTCAGCATCTTGTTCTTGTTACAAACAATCTCAGCACAAACAATAGCTCCAGCACCAGCAGGACCAACAAACATCACAAAAGTTCTGGAAAAAGCAGGACAGTTCACAACCTTCATGAAGCTCCTCAAGGCCACACAGGTAGCCGATCGGATCAACTCACAGCtcaacaactccaaccaaggcctCACGATCTTCGCGCCAACCGATAACGCCTTCGCCACCCTCAAATCTggcaccttaaactccataagcACCCAAGACCAGCTCCAACTGGTGCAGTACCACATTATCCCGACCCTCTACACCATGTCACAGTTCCAAACCGCAAGTAACCCCTTGCACACGCAAGCCGGTAGCAGCGACGACGGACAGTACCCCCTCAATGTTACTACTTCAGGGAACCAAGTGAATGTCACCACTGGAGTGGTGGACACAACTGTGTCCAACACTATCTACAGTGATAACCAACTTGCTGTGTACCAGGTGGACCAGGTGCTTCTTCCTTTGGCTCTCTTTGGCGCTCCCCCTACCGCGGCTCCTGCCGAGGCTCCAGCTCCGAGTAAGCCGGAGAAGAATGTGAGGGCCGCCTCGGATGCTCCCTCGGGCTCTTCGGATTCGTCCACGGATGCTTCAAGTGCAGTGGCTGTGAATGGCTACACAGTGAAAGGAGCATTGGTTGTTGCAGTTATCACTGCCATGATGATGAGTGTTTCTTGGTTGTGA